The genomic segment ATGGGGAAGAGCTTACCTTGTATTCCCAACTAGCCTTCCTGTCTGTATGGTCTTCAGGGCCAGGCTCCAGGGTCGTTCACCCACCTTGGAACACATGGCGTCTTATCAGCCTGTCAGAGCTGCACATTCTTGGAGACAGCGTGTTTGCGCTCTGGGACCGAGTCTTCCAGCCATGTACCTGCTACTGGGTAACTGGGTTATGCTAATAACATTCCAGAATGTTCTTGGAATTCTCCTCAACCAGCAGTTCCAGTAGCGAGGACCATTGGCCTAGTTAGAGACTGTCCTATCCAcatattcgtgtgtgtgtgcgtgtgtgtgtgcgtgatgtgaGACGATTTGAGAACAAGGCTGTGTGTAGgctagcactgtgtgtgtgttgtctttggGATAGGAAACAGCCCGGTCTTGTTTGGGAGAAAGCCGCATTGTGCTGAGCCAGTGCATACTTGGGTGCTGTGctacgctaggctaggctagcggTCGCTGCCGCACACAATGAATGGGACACACTGTGGCCACTGGGGAAGCGGCTATTGTATTCCCCAGAGAATCGGTTCCCACACTCCCCTAACACTCCTATTGTGCCATTGTCGCCCCACACCCCCGACCCTTCCCAACCCAACGGCCCCCAGTTCAGTGGTCCTGGTCTGGAGTGCATCGGaattgtgtgtgggggtattaTTCACTGGCTAAATATACACACTATCAATGGCGGATGCATAGACAAGTTCCTGGCCGTTGCGTCATTCTAAGAGGACGTGCCAACCGTGTAAACCACTGAATTATAAGCAGCTAAACACTGCCCCCACCCTACTCCCCCTCCACTCTTTCCGCTTCTGGGTCCCAGAAAAAGGGGTTCGAACTTTTGGATTTGGGCCTAGTTTTCAGtctggggtagggggggggcagggggggttaaggctgttttttttcccagccgATGTGTGTGGGAAAGAATGAGGGGCCTAACATTGTGATGATGATCATAGATGGGTTTGGAGCAGGAAGGCGGGGAGACCATTGATGATATCTGTTCTGCCCTGCCGGTGCGTGGGCGGGAACCCGTGTCAGTCCGGTGGGGCCAGGGAGTTCTGAGAGCCAGAAAGCAGGAGGTCAGGAGAGTCTCACGTCGGGTCCCCAAAGGTCCCGAGGGCCAATTTTACaggtcaccaccaccagccgAATTGGCCGTTGCCatagtgtgtgtggttttgtgcgtgtgcgctcaTGTTTACCAATGTGGGCGTCATGCGTGGACGGCGGCTAGTGACCTGTGTTTTAGTACTGTCCGAACACGGCCCATGGTGACAATGAGCGTCGTGGGTTGTAAAACCTTCATTTGGTAAACATTAGCGTCGTCGCATGGCGGCTGAAAGACGGGGGGCTATCCGTCATCCGGAGTGGTAGCATACGCTGCCGAATCATGAATTAATAGGGTTGAAGGCCCACATGTGTCACCGTGCTGGCTGCGTAGTCCCTGTGAAACCCTGCGGAACAAGTTGAGCTCCATAGGTCAATGAGTGGTCCACTGACACTGAGAGAcggagggctggagggagggtgagagagatggagagggagggagggagggagagaatctGTGAACCACATCCCACGCTATCCGCTTTGTATTGCATCCTTCAAATTCATGCAGttttgctctcttgctctcactcttgctctcttcctccgtctctctcttcctctatctctccatctctctctgtctctctcttcctctgcccccctccctcctctgtctccccccccccccctccaactcgcctgcctgcctgcctgctgtgGGTGGGTCTGGGATTCTGACGGGTCCGTCTGGGTCGTGGCAGCTCCCACGTTCGCAGCTGTGATTCATCGTTTATCCGCTGATCAGACGCATGTGAGGGTCGACGCAGATCGCTGATGAACCCGCTCTGAGAAGGTGCGAGGGACTTTTAcgacacacgtgtgtgtgtctgtgcgtgaacATGCGAGCGTACACGTGTGTAGGGGAATGCACCGCCCCTATGTAGCGCTCAGCaggagcggagggggggggggggggtttagatGGGCTCCAGGGGGGACACAAGGGAGAAACACATCCTGAAAGATTTAGTAGTCTGCCATTACTGAACACTTCCCCATGgaaggagtgagggagtgagagactgaTTCAACGGAAACAAAGAAGGAGAGTAAGATGGTGCTATCGGAGGAGGATGAAAATGTATAGAAAGAGAGAAGTCCGTTTTGACTGGTGGAGATGTATTGGATGCAAAAGACATGCACCAAGGCAGGGGAGAGAAGACAACACCTTAATGGACTATATAGTGTGTAGGAATGAAGTACAGCAGATGTAAAGCTAGAAACATATTGTACaggctttctctctcccctcttatTTCTGGGGTTTCTTTCATTCAGTCTTTTCCTctttcataattttttttttttctttctttcaataTGTTTTCTATTTATCTTTCCTTCTTTTtccctcctttctttctttctttctttctttctttctttctttctttctttctttctttctttctttctttctttctttctttctttctttctttctttctttctttctttctttctttctttctttctttctttctttctttctttctttctttctttcacacaccttttttttttctttctgaggAACAGCTGTTTCATGCCCGGCATAAGGttgggcaggcaggcaggcatcaGAGCTGGAACACTGGGCTTATTGTCTGAAGGCATCCCTTACACGCAgtcactcactctctgtccctcacacacacgcacaggcacgcaggCTGGGGCATACGTTAATTCCAGTCTCCGCACAGCGCTTGAGCCCACTCAGGTCATTTACGACCATGTCTATAAATCCTGTCGCACacaaaagcagagagagagacacacacacacacacacacacacacacacacacacacacacacacacacacacacacacacacacacacacacacacacacacagttatatttTTTTGCTACTTGTGGCTTTCATTCTTTTTATATAACCAATTTTCAGTTTGCTCCCTAGATGAGAATAAATTCAATTGATCTTTATCctcttttttcccccctttcTGCTCTCTTCTTGACTCTGTGGCCAATCAGCTCTATCCAACCAAACGTTCCTCGTCTGTTGCTCAGTTCATGGCTGCCGCCACCTCTTTTTCTTCTGTCTCCTTTTAATTTCTTTCGCTGGTTTTAACCACCTGAAAGCCTTTTTCCCTTAATTTCCTCCTGCTTAAGTGCTTGTGACCGTGGTGAGGTTCCGCCCTACTTGCGCTGCTCGCTGTACTCGCCCTGTCTTTGTGAAGGGAGCGCACTAGAATTAGACTCCATGTTCGGtgcttcctcacacacacatgcaattaaGTATAAGCTGTGTCTGCTTTCATAGCCCCTAACAGCAGGTTTGAATGGGACCAAGCAGAAGAAGTCTTCCATGAAAGACGAGAAGTTAAGGGTGAAAATGGAGAAACTAGCTTGCTTTTACAATTAAAGAGACTGTgtttgtgggagagagagagagagcattactTGGAAATTGAGATTTGAACTGATGAGAACAATGGCGGGTGTGAGTGCAAGGGGCCCCGGGCTGCCTTTTCACTGAGACTGGATGTAAATCAGGGAGCAAGTAAGGAACGTGGCTTAcaatgagagagacacacacacacacacacacacacacacacacacacacacacacacacacacacacacacacacacacacacacacacacacacacacacacacacacacacacacacacacacacacacacacacacacacacacacacacacacagcgccaactTATTCCcaattatctctctcccttttttcgcaccttctccctctctttggcCCGCGTTCTGTACGATCTCACAAAGCACATTACCACACCAttcctttcccttttttttcttttttcacagatttatttattcatcaaatTTGCCAAGAGCATCCTGTTCTGTGTGACAAGAACACAGTGCTCCACTCTGGGCACGGGGCCGTCTGGGTATCCTGCTTGTCTCTGTATTctcttccttccctccatccaTATCCTCCTTGAACTCTCTTCCATTTTACACTCTGCCTGTTTTTTTATCTCTTCTACTCCCCAAAAAGTCAAACTCTGAGCCTCAAACCCTTTTCCGAGTTCACCGACAACACTACCCAAGTCATTTTGGTCTGTTCTTCCGCCCCATGCATCCTGCTGTCTGACAGCGGTGTCGTGTGGAGATAACACTGAATTATTCCTCAGCTGTTTGTCCCACTTGAccctaaacacacgcacaggcgtGCCTCCAATCTTCAGGCCTACGGTTTACATCAGGTTAATGTTTTAACCCCGCTCCCCAGTGGTCCTTTGGGAGCCAGTGCTTCAGAGTGGTGGGAAGCTGGGATTACTCCATTGCTATGGCGCAATGACGCAGCCCAGGCTTCACACGCATTCTTTGTGTTTAGgatgagcgtgtgtttgtgtgtgtgtgtgatagcgcATCGCACACCGTCGCCACATTCTAGCAAGGCCAAGCTCTCTTCGCGTGGCTCTGTGTTTATTTACACTCCCCTCAGTATTTCACCTCAGTGCTTATGAAACGAAAAGAAACCTTGTCCACCGCTCTGGCAGGGAATTAACAATAACGTccaaatgaaagaaaacatggACTGCATTATTAATCCCCCACACCCTTATTGTTCCAACGTAACGCCTGCTTAATTATTCACGTCACGGTGCTGGTGTAAGTCCTCTCATCATTACCCAGGGTTCTCTGCTGCATGCTGCGCCCCTTTGTGATCGTTGATTGgttcattgtttgtttgttttctgttttctttctccAGGTCTACCAGGGCCTGGACATCATCACCAATAAGGTGACGACGAAGGAGCGTGCCCAGTGCACACATCACATGATCGGCTTCGTGGACCCACTGGTCAGCAGCTACACCGTTGTTGACTTCAGGAACAAAGCCCTCCCCCTCATATCCTTATTTGGCAAGCGGCAGAAGCGCGCTGATGGCGGGTATCTGGTTCAGTGACATCTCGGGCCTGGTGGCGATATCTCGCCCAACACCTTTTCCTCgtcataattgtgtgtgtgtgtgtgtgtgtgtgtgtcgcacaaACGCATCTATCCAGGGAGTGCTTGgccctgcttgtgtgtgtggtgtgtcctgGTTCTGGCAGAGTGTCGCCTGCTGCAGATGTTTCACTGAAATGAGAAGAGAGATCACTAGAGGGGATATAAATAGAGGGGACCGTGTGGCTGACACACACTGGGCAGCAGCACCTCCTCACAGACACACCGGCTGTAACACGTGGAAAAGAGGAGGCGATAACTAGAGGTGGTATTAATAGatcagcaggagagagagagagagagagagagagagagagagagagagagagagagagagagagagagagagagagagagagagagagagagagagagagagagagagagagagagagagagagagagagagagagagagagagagagagagagagagactctaagAATAGGCTTAGAGCAACGCCAGCCTGAATGCAATGTGTATGTAGACCTTATCTAGGaatggacagaaagagagcgatTGTGAAATCGGTATAGGAtggcaggtgtgtgtatctTAGGAAGAAGGATGTGGGGGCTGATGGGTAATCGTGGGCGGGGcgctctgtctgcctctcccttTTCAAGGATTTTCCTCCCCTTTACTCTGATacatgtcacccccccccccccattacagAATAACTTCCCCATCTCTTGGATCACGGTGACattagggggtgtgtgtgtggggcagagGCCATAAAAAGAGAAGGACCTGGTTTCTCTCTGGAAGATCTTCactcatctcgctctctctcaaaaaGGGCAGGGGCTTGTTCACGTGAATCCTTATGTTGTCTTGAGAGGTTCGCTTGTTCTTCtcaggggagagagtgagagaaggtcTGTGTGggaaagtgagtgagagaagaCTGACCGAGATGAAAGACTGTCTCTGTGGTATTTTAAAGAAAAAGgcgtgacacacagacacacacacacacagcatttatGTTTTACTGAAACTGGCCGGATTTGGTTTGGAGCCGTGCATGAGTGATTGAACATTAAATAAAGGCTTTCGGGTTGGTTGCTTCCCTAACTAATTGGAACATCGAGGACCTGCACACCAGAAGCAAGCTGCCAATCATAGTTGGCGGGACCAACTATTACATCGAGTCGTTGCTGTGGAAAGTCCTGGTGGATACACAGGTTTGTAGCTTTAAGGAATCTATCTATCAAATCTGTACTTCCAATTACACACTcagttacacacacgcacgccttcTCCGCTTCATCAAACTCTGGAAACTTCTGCCATGTCAAAGCGATGAACCTCTTACCTTGCACATGTACGGTCAGTTAGAGCTGTCTTAAGGCAATCAGAGGCTTCCTAATGACCTCttgaaccaatcagaagccaTTCTATTAACTCTTTAATCAGAAGCATGATTGGGAGCCTGATTTGTTTGTAACTCTCTAACCATTTAGAAATCTTCAGAATAACTCCTGCATCAATCAGCAGCCTTCCTCATAACTCTAACCATTTAGAGCCGTCCCTGTTTACCAGCCGAAATAAGCCAACGGTGATATCTTAAATGTGCTTGCTTCATCTCAAGGCCAAGAAAAGCAGCcacgaaaaaaagaaaagtatccTATCTTATTGTTTTTTGGAAGCAAgtaaaggcgagaatatgcatgctTTCTTGATGCTACAAGCAGAAAATCTTACTTACTTCCCCCGATAAATAAGCCGAATGAATTATTGATTGTTTCAGCAATAGACCAGCAAATGATGCAATTTATTCTGTAATGTCTTATCAATTATTGACTTACGGCGGGTACAATTTTTAGTATTTCGTTTCTTGATTCCAGCAGGAGAAGGCAGAGTCGGCGAAAGCAGGAGAAGACCGGGCTGCGCTGAGGAAGGCGGAGCTGGAGAAAATGGGCGGGGCCGAGCTGCACAAGAGACTGATGGAGGTGGAccccaagatggccgccatgttgcaccCCAACAACGCGCGCAAGATCGCCAGGTAGGTACGTAAAGAAAAAGGGTTGATTTAGCTGTGAAATGCAGGGAAAATCCAGAGGATAAAACGATGTCTTAAAGCAGTAGGATTCTAAACTGAGACTCATtcgatgtatgtgtttgtgtgtgtgtgtgtgtgtgtgtgtgagacaaaaCATGCTTGATCCTGCAAGGAATGTGTGAAAAGCATGACTGCCTCCTGATAGTGATTGTCTTGTTTCCTTAATGAGGTGTCACAATGTCACAGTGTACAAGGAACCATGATGCttcagtatgtgtgtgggtgggtggggtgtgtgtgtgtgtgtgtgtgtgtgtgcctggccaACAGCCGTTTATTTATAAGTCAGCTTACGAGTGACACAAATTACACCCCTAATGTCTGTTTTGTGGTGCGCTGGCGGAGCTCCTCTCTGTCGCTATCGACCCCAGATAAGCCGAAAAATCCAAAAATCACGACCACTACTTCTATTTAAGcctccacatgcacacacacacgcacacacagatctgtAAGTGTGTCCACTACTGTGATCTTTGTTTGCGCGAAGGGGGTTTCGGTTACACAGTTCCTCTGGCTGACGGGAAATGTGTTTGTTAGCGAGTGACCTCCTTCCTCGATCGTGACCTTTGAGCGCGAGTGCCGCTGAGGAAGTCTGCCGCCGGGATTTGAATCTTAGTCCctttcagaaaaaaaagaaggaaatacAAAAATGCAGAAGCTGCAATCTTGGGTGGCTATAAGCAGGAGAACTACATGCAAGAAAACGTCTCTTTCTAGATCACTCCCGTTCATTGATTGTCTTTTAACTCAGGGACGCGCCTTTGTGGTCCCGTTTGATGAGTCGGCATGACGACCTCAATGTCCACAATATAGTTTAGTTCGCACAACGCGGACAACCTCCCCCGACACACTTGACATGCCCTAGGGTGGGTTCTGTTGTTGCCCTAGGGTGGGTTCTGTGGTTGCCCTAGGGTGGGTTCTGTTGTTGCCCTAGGGTGGGTTCTGTTGTTGCCCTAGGGTGGGTTCTGTGGTTGCCCTAGGGTGGGTTCTGTTGTTGCCCTAGGGTGGGTTCTGTGGTTGCCCTAGGGTGGGTTCTGTTGTTGCCCTAGGGTGGGTTCTGTTGTTGCCCTAGGGTGGGTTCTGTTGTTGCCCTAGGGTGGGTTCTGTTGATGACCTAGGGTGGGTTCTGTTGTTGCCCTAGGTTGGGTTCTGTTGTTGCCCTAGGGTGGGTTCTGTGGTTGCCCTAGGGTGGGTTCTGTTGTTGCCCTAGGGTGGGTTCTGTTGATGACCTAGTGTTTTGTGGGTGCGGTTGCGGTGGTCCGCAGGAGTCTGCAGGTGCACGAGGACACGGGTGTGGCCCACAGCCGCTGGCTGGAGGAGCAGCAAGGCCAGGAGGGGGCGGGCGGGCTGGGGGGGCCGCTGCGCTACCCCGACCCCTGCATCTTCTGGCTGCACGCCGACATGCAaggtagacgcacacacacacacacacacacacacacacacacacacacacacacacacacacacacacacacacacacacacacacacacacacacacacacacacacacacacacacacacacacacacacacacacagtttcacaAAGGTGTTAGCTGATGTTATTtttcccggtgtgtgtgtgtgttgctatgtTATCCCCGGCCGGCACAGCTCTGGACGTGCGTCTGGACGCCCGCGTAGACGCCATGCTGTCCGCGGGGCTCATGGAGGAGCTCAGGGACTTCCACGAGCGCTACAACCAGCGCAGGCTCCAGGAGGACAGGTAACGGCAGCGGACACACAAGCTGTGGTTGGAAGATGCAAGATGCAAGATAATTTTTTCAATCACATGACCAGTTCGATTGGATTGAATTCCCCACTGCCTTCATTTCCATCCGTTAAAACCGGGTTAACGGACCAACCCACACTTCTTGCTTTCTTTTTTCCCCCACATGAGGTgtttgggtggaggggtgggtttGATTTATAGCACCGATTCTCCCCATGCTAATGCCCGAGTTCTCCTAATTGCTGAATATCGCCGTAGACCTTCCCGGGTAGGgatctttttattttcctttttttttcctttttcgcAAGCGGCATTGATATGCTGAGTCTGTCTGTTGGTGGCTGACTGTGTGTGGGTTGACGCCCAAGCGTTTCTGTGCGCTTTTGCTGGCGTGCACATGGGCTATTGATTGATGGGGTGTGGCTGCAGGAAATTGATGCACTGGTGGCAAGGTGCCCAGGATGCTGcctgcacccccccctcccctccatccttcttactccccctcttccttcctTTTAAATGCTGCATTAGCCCAGAACAccaccccaccaacaccaccctgacTTCTATGGCAAGAGGACAAGGTCAAACCtatccctgtttctctctcgctctcgctctctctcgcgcgctctcgcactctctcgctcctctccaTCTTTCCCTCTCCATTTCATTGACTCACTGCATTTCCTGTGTGCTATTCTCCAATTTCTCCATAtcttgcttgctctctctctctctctctctcctctctctctctctctctctctctctctctctctctctctctctctctctctctctctctctctctctctctctctctctctctctctctctctctctctctctctctctctctctctctctctctctctctctctctctctctctcgctctctctctcgcgctctctctctcgcgctctctctctcgcgctctctctctctctctctctctctctctctctctctctctctctctctctctctctctctctctctctctctcttctttccatCCTCACAAGCCACGTTGTCTCGTCTTCTTGGGTGGTCTATTTTCTTCTCTCCATCCATatcctactctcctctctctccctgctcccttgATCCTGCCAAACCTGCCCCGGTCTCCGGTCACCTTGGTCGGGCAGGGAAACGCTATCCTGGCCCTGGGGCATTCTCtgggtctctgtgtctctccgccgtatctctctgtctccgtgtcTCCATGTCTCTGTGTCAGCCTGGCCCACAAAAGTATCACAATATGCCCAGACTTCTCCTGCTTGGTCTGGGAGGAAACAAGAGgggaagatggagggagggatggcgtGAGGGGGAAgctgagagagggaaagagggagagagagtttaacAGGAGGTCGAGGAGAACAGATCTAAATGAGCCACGATTGGTTGTGTCTGAAGCGGCAGATGGACTAAGAGATGGACTAAGAGTCTATTTTTCTCCTCCTGATAGACTGTTCATATTTCTGTTTCGATAGATTGTTAACCCGATGcctctccccaaccccccccccccccccccccccccctcccccctcccccctcccctcctcctgtcagTCAAGACTACCAGCACGGCATCTTCCAGTCCATTGGCTTTAAGGAGTTCCACCAGTACCTGACGGCCCCCGAGGACAGCGGCCAACGGGAGACCCTCCGAGACAAAGGTCTCATCCTTTAAACCGCAGTCAGTTCCAAAGCCATTCGAATCCACTGCAGTTTCTTCTTCATTTTCGAAATAGG from the Gadus morhua chromosome 22, gadMor3.0, whole genome shotgun sequence genome contains:
- the trit1 gene encoding tRNA dimethylallyltransferase isoform X2, producing MAASARSVQSALKKTMVPPLVVVLGATGTGKSKLAIEIGKRMQGEIISADSMQVYQGLDIITNKVTTKERAQCTHHMIGFVDPLVSSYTVVDFRNKALPLIEDLHTRSKLPIIVGGTNYYIESLLWKVLVDTQEKAESAKAGEDRAALRKAELEKMGGAELHKRLMEVDPKMAAMLHPNNARKIARSLQVHEDTGVAHSRWLEEQQGQEGAGGLGGPLRYPDPCIFWLHADMQALDVRLDARVDAMLSAGLMEELRDFHERYNQRRLQEDSQDYQHGIFQSIGFKEFHQYLTAPEDSGQRETLRDKGTEALKNATRRYARQQNKWVRNRFLKRPGGSVPAVYGLDVSDVSRWEETVLEPALQILHSLTKGESPAIEPIRVEEAELTNKRSRHTCELCDKVIIGDLEWTAHLKSKKHHSHVRKRRKVEACPDEGPAPGTLQGAQTAPLSPGRLRPDALGPNSRDASPDPS
- the trit1 gene encoding tRNA dimethylallyltransferase isoform X1, which produces MAASARSVQSALKKTMVPPLVVVLGATGTGKSKLAIEIGKRMQGEIISADSMQVYQGLDIITNKVTTKERAQCTHHMIGFVDPLVSSYTVVDFRNKALPLIEDLHTRSKLPIIVGGTNYYIESLLWKVLVDTQQEKAESAKAGEDRAALRKAELEKMGGAELHKRLMEVDPKMAAMLHPNNARKIARSLQVHEDTGVAHSRWLEEQQGQEGAGGLGGPLRYPDPCIFWLHADMQALDVRLDARVDAMLSAGLMEELRDFHERYNQRRLQEDSQDYQHGIFQSIGFKEFHQYLTAPEDSGQRETLRDKGTEALKNATRRYARQQNKWVRNRFLKRPGGSVPAVYGLDVSDVSRWEETVLEPALQILHSLTKGESPAIEPIRVEEAELTNKRSRHTCELCDKVIIGDLEWTAHLKSKKHHSHVRKRRKVEACPDEGPAPGTLQGAQTAPLSPGRLRPDALGPNSRDASPDPS